The Oscarella lobularis chromosome 8, ooOscLobu1.1, whole genome shotgun sequence nucleotide sequence CAGACTGCAATCGCTTTCGTTGTAAAGCGCCACTTGCCGATGCGACGAcgtgccgacgacgacgtcgccgagatcgacgtcgtcgggagCGCAGCGAATTTTTCCCAGGGCTccttcgccgacgccgatcaGGCCGAGGCGCGTGGGACTGCTCAGAAGATCGACGTTGCTCGTCAGAATGAGACTACAGCGAAAGCCGTATTTTTGATCGCAATCGGGCGAGAAGGACCACTCGTGGTTCTGCCGTTCGTTAGGGAGGAGATGACCGCGTTGGGGACGAACGCGAAGAAGGTGGGAATCGGTCGAGGGAATTTGCCAGGAGAAGCTAagtcaaaataaattcaaacgCGAAAAGTCTTTCACGCATTTTTACCTCAAAGGAAGGCGAGATAGGTTCTTAATTTGAAACGGTCTCGATGACACGGTTCCGATGCAAGTCGGTTTGAAGTAAAGGGTCCCCTATAAGGATTTCGTTTTACTGGCTGCGATAAGTCCTTGCACTACATTACATCGTTCTCTAATTGCACAACCGGATTTTCCGCCGAGCCAACGAGTTCAAACGTCTTCAAAGCGTCATTAGTAAAAAGCaaagtcatttttttctaatgtaCCTTCTTGTAGCTGTCAGCTTCGTTGATCATGCACGTAGCGTTGCGCCGATAGGTCGCCACTTGCCCGGGCTTCATTCCAAATACGACAATCTGAACGAGAGCCGTCTCAACGTGACAAATCAATACAAAAAACGATAACCTGATGCTCCTCTGACATCACGCCCTGAAGAGGGTTACAAGCAAAGACCCTATTAAAAGAGGTTAGACATCCAACGGAAGACGTAGAGATTTGTGCACCCGTTCGTGTCTTCGTCAAAACGGTATTTGACGGGCGTGTCGCCACGATTCTCGAATCGGAGAGTCCGATACGACGTCCAGCCCGGACTGACAGGTGGAAAGACCTGCAACCCGTAGAAACGTTAGATCGTCCCCCCTAGCTGGAGCACTTACGAGTTTCTCTGCGCTGAAAGTCAGTCGAGGTAAAAATCTTTCCTTCTGAGGTGGAAACGTGTGACCTAGGACTTTGAGTGTCGTGCACCAGGGAAGCGTGGCTGTCAAGTCGTTGAGGAGCCGATGATCGGACATGCTCTACCAAAGACAAACGTTTTGTAAGAAGAGGTGCATATATATAGTGCAAAGGCGTACCGAGAAAAAAGCGTAGCATTCAAGCTCTCTACCGTAAAAGTGATCGATGGTGCCCTAGCAACAGATTAGATTATGTGCTAACTGAAATAATTGGTTATTTTTACTGGTCTAAACGTGACggtgaacgacgacgtttttcctGGTAAAATGTCACGACTTTCCGGCAAAATATGAAACGTGTCCTTGATTTCTAATAATATTGACTTTCGAGCCTTTTTTAGAAATGCAATTGAGTACTTACTTGTGAGCCATTGGCACGTAATCGTTCCTTTCGTGTGGTTTGTTAAATTAACGGTCTGCAAGAGCGACCAATCAAATTTCGCGAAAGAGTGCCAAGAAACCGTACCTTGACTTGAACTATTTTGCTAGCGACGCAAGCTCCAAAGTCGAGGCAGTCGGCATCTAAGCTAACATGCGGCTCAAACCCCTAAAACGTCGTGCACGCCACAGTGTAAGGTTAGTCGGTATCACGCCCGTCTTCTGGACCTGTTCTAGCTGATTACAGCCGTACATTAGCTCATCCCATCCGGTCTTATACTCAGGTTGAGAAACGAGCTCAAGATCGTCTGACAACACCTTGGGAAACTAGCCTTTAGACAAGTGGGGGTATGAGAGTCGGAAATTATACCTGGAGTCGTCCCTCGTCATCAGCGTCCAATTTGCCGGCCTTCAAAAGCTCGTCCAGCATCTATTGACAATCACTGCTAATAAGTCAAAACTGTCTTATCATTGGCACCTCTGGAGGATAATGAGACAATCCCATTGTCTTTCTTCGTTGATAGTTTTTCAAATGCTTCAACTCTAGCAAAGCTGGAGAAAAACGCGCACGGTCAGAGTCAAAAAAGTCACCTCGTGACACATATTTCTACTGTACCTGGTCTAACTTGTTCAGTGTAGCAAACTCCAATCAAATCAACAAAGAGAGGCTCCTAAAGAGACAACTAAGAGATCATTAGTCCCCCAAAAAAATGCCAACTCTCACCTGATTATGTACGATGCAAGCCACTCGCCTATGATACCCAATCGGATGCGTGGGCataaaatcgacgacgaccgaGGCCAAAGCACCGGGTTTCAAAGAGCCGCACAGAGTTCCAAATCGAAATACGCAGGCCGGATCGACCAAAAACTGAACCGACACgttcaaattaattaattaagaaaaaaacatcaTCTTCGTCAGAGCCATTACCTGAAACGTCGCGACTACGTCGGATTCGTTTTCGAGCTGCATAATTCGCGTTGCCGTGCTCCCGGCGGCCACGTTGCCAAAGCTCAAGTGTTTGACGCCGAGTCGCAGGTTGGGACCCTTCGAAGTGCCGACGCACTTGACGACGGTGCTGCCGTAACCGCCCAACGCTTTCACTTTGAAGTAGTCGACGGATTTGACGTTCGGCGTGTGAGACTTGAAAATCACctaagagaagacgaaatcaGAAGAGGCGCGTCAGTGCAAGACCTCGTCCCGCCCGCTCTGACCTTGATCTTCTCCGTCGCTTGGGGAGACACGCATCCTTGGTATTGAGAACAAGAGAAAACCGAATCCATTTTATTGACAGGAGTCTGGCTCAGCGTTATTTGAAAGGGAGCATTcacctaattaattttttaattaattttttaagtAATTCAAaacagaattttttctcaactCACAGGTGACATGTTCTTTAGTTTGAGCCACTTTTCAGCAACAGTTTCCACAGCAACGTGACCAAAGTTTACAATCACTTCTCCTTCTCCCACAGCGTTCTTAGCCCCTTGCGAGGAAGAAGCACTAACAGCCAAATGAGGAAATTTTCCTATAGAATCAGACATTTCATTAGTAAGTCACTACTCCGATCAGCCTAATATGTTGTTATTCCATTCAGAAATACTTGTACATGCACTATGTGAAACATCTTTACCAATGCCTTCCAATTTGACACTCTTGTAGTTTCCTCCTTCGAAAGTGCAAACAGCCACTCCCTCATACACAGCGGCAGTCTGAGGCGCAAATGCCGCTTTGACGCTGCACGCCTCTCTTGGCTTCAAAATCCCGATTCgcggatcgacgtcaaacggATCGTTAATGTCCCACGTaaacgtcgtttcgacgtcgctcgtgtTCAAAATTTGAAAGCAGATTTCCGTCCGATCACCTGACGCGCACATTCCGAACTTGAGCGAGTCGGGAACGGAAAGATTTGCTTTGGGAAGAACGGCTCGAACCGGAACGTCAAATTTTCCGTCCAACGTTTCAAATTTGATCGCGTCCTCATACGTTTCCTGTAAATAATCAAATATTCCAATCTCGGCATTGTgacttgtgacgtcaaattttccgTGCCTTTTCTTGAgggcgaaaaacgacgggCAAAGTGAAACTCGTTCCTGCGCTGAGAACGATCGGTTGCGGATAAACCGTGGTGAAAAAGTGCGATTCGGGTAGTCTGCGAAACGAGGGTGTTGCTTCGTTTAATTGGAATGCTTTTTCGTACCTGTATCGAAGTTTCTGAGTCTGAATTTTCACGTTTTTCAGAATTAGCTGTTTCGTGTACTCCCTGCCGGGCTCCCAGCCTCGCCAAGTTATCCCGTCGAGCACTTCGATTCCGCAGTGAGTCACTCGACGCGGCTTGATCGTCACATTCGCCATGGATGAGACGTTTGTCCGTCAAAACCCTTGTTGACCGGTTGCCATCTAGACAGTGACGCGCGCTAGCGCAAACAACAAATCTTGCCCTGCCCCTGAATCTTACCGCCGCCAGGTGTCGCCATGGGTTGTGCCacgaagaaagaaactgTAGACTAGACATAAAAGTCAGATAATGGTTTTTTTGGTGGCATAGCGAGTTGTACGGAACTGATACGGGTCGTTGCCGTGAGTCGCTATAGCAACAGATCATCCACACCGCGCAAATATGTCCGTGCAGAAGAGGCCTACGGTTGTCATTCGGATTCGTCCAACGGCTCGATTTGCTTCAGACATAATCAAACTTCATCCCGACGACAAGGTaaagtcgaaaaaacgtTCGTGAGTGTTTAGTGCATTT carries:
- the LOC136190350 gene encoding cilia- and flagella-associated protein 65-like; its protein translation is MANVTIKPRRVTHCGIEVLDGITWRGWEPGREYTKQLILKNVKIQTQKLRYRLPESHFFTTVYPQPIVLSAGTSFTLPVVFRPQEKETYEDAIKFETLDGKFDVPVRAVLPKANLSVPDSLKFGMCASGDRTEICFQILNTSDVETTFTWDINDPFDVDPRIGILKPREACSVKAAFAPQTAAVYEGVAVCTFEGGNYKSVKLEGIGKFPHLAVSASSSQGAKNAVGEGEVIVNFGHVAVETVAEKWLKLKNMSPVNAPFQITLSQTPVNKMDSVFSCSQYQGCVSPQATEKIKVIFKSHTPNVKSVDYFKVKALGGYGSTVVKCVGTSKGPNLRLGVKHLSFGNVAAGSTATRIMQLENESDVVATFQFLVDPACVFRFGTLCGSLKPGALASVVVDFMPTHPIGYHRRVACIVHNQEPLFVDLIGVCYTEQVRPALLELKHLKNYQRRKTMGLSHYPPEMLDELLKAGKLDADDEGRLQVLSDDLELVSQPEYKTGWDELMYGCNQLEQGFEPHVSLDADCLDFGACVASKIVQVKTVNLTNHTKGTITCQWLTKIKDTFHILPESRDILPGKTSSFTVTFRPGTIDHFYGRELECYAFFSSMSDHRLLNDLTATLPWCTTLKVLGHTFPPQKERFLPRLTFSAEKLVFPPVSPGWTSYRTLRFENRGDTPVKYRFDEDTNGVFACNPLQGVMSEEHQIVVFGMKPGQVATYRRNATCMINEADSYKKTFELVGSAENPVVQLENDGTLYFKPTCIGTVSSRPFQIKNLSRLPLSFSWQIPSTDSHLLRVRPQRGHLLPNERQNHEWSFSPDCDQKYGFRCSLILTSNVDLLSSPTRLGLIGVGEGALGKIRCAPDDVDLGDVVVGTSSHRQVALYNESDCSLHYRLKIELEPSDETRKYSVPLEGKQALQVDCCQSELASRAWQTIKITARPGRRVGYKFTILYELLKTSLLSNEDVSEVAQSEMPLCSVLMRGVYPSLSVIDGRGQGSAANWNKVKVWNMFKFKELNRILDAEPSSAELKYTLATRHSTRRKPTYRTPARLDIDFGAAPVGSDPCVIHMMFENTSTVQADWALLFPTEMRMEMEYWAETGQIDDEEERQARLLDNDVFTICPSEGSLQPRETQTVTLTYKHLPSFAGTNKIPVLLKITRGREVLLTFVGTSVSLGQQLIHFPSLIHRFNSVAIGLEHPPVQVYELYNGGADVVQYEIDTTPLQRLRAANYDCPIMSCLAASGSILPGQSVSIPWLFSPLEAKSYSVEIPIRITDGATTTITFIGEGYDARILPPAPGDSPSDSIPDEQFVSVRSQLAYFSRERIDFGTVPLYASLKRLIYLTNPSDRHTVSFAWQLGNYSEVLSIEPTSGLLSPRQAVPIKISLYSTKGPCHYDFSTICQIVDETAMLAYRAKLERWEENEERNKNTFTITEADLKKDEKKQLKKAGRPLSASKSLNKYQALPPIGGGVATTESYDEWKRTDLSRRSKARPRVGNATSSKEKPIPPHPFHLHLGITGRTLDLHDYTAQFGEPKHCRIDIQMADPGMFGFAGGRSQTAYSSLSSILSAGAVRPARRVFAKKEEMDAMKTAVSDILKSCTEDESFYEALEGIEREPVPYFVQLSSSSNNRKPTAESSPPHDFAFLTSREPSPIQDEQRVVPSSAAEDMRSSASGEMTPEQDGESMREEIRNEDLFRLPEVQNFVESVVENTLYNMLCEAGDEEFSITARQRITCERETFNQETESTV